In Oryza sativa Japonica Group chromosome 3, ASM3414082v1, one DNA window encodes the following:
- the LOC4331429 gene encoding ALA-interacting subunit 5 yields the protein MDPLESEGGSQKSNNKPKYSKFTQQELPACKPLLTPGIVVATFLLIGIIFVPIGLASLSASQEIVELVDRYDTNCVSTLDKVGFIQNTDTDKTCTRTLTVPKHMKSPIQIYYQIGDFYQNHRRYVKSRSDKQLRYKNAVHLTKDCDPEGNTVDGAPIIPCGLIAWSLFNDTYTISVNKKAIEVNKKDIAWKSDKTDKFGSDIYPSNFQKGSLIGGAKLNESIPLSEQEDLIVWMRTAALPTFRKLYGRIETDIMANDQLTVVIQNNYNTYSFGGSKALVLSTTSWIGGKNNFIGVAYLTIGGLCIFLAVGFVVLLYMVKPRTLGDPSYLSWNRDTPDRPN from the exons ATGGATCCTTTGGAATCTGAAGGTGGCTCACAGAAATCCAACAATAAGCCCAAAT ATTCTAAGTTTACGCAACAGGAGCTTCCAGCATGCAAGCCACTACTAACTCCTGGAATT GTGGTTGCTACCTTCTTGCTGATTGGTATCATATTTGTCCCAATTGGGCTCGCGTCTCTATCTGCATCGCAAGAG ATCGTCGAACTGGTGGATCGATATGACACAAATTGTGTGTCCACGCTTGACAAGGTTGGGTTCATTCAGAACACCGATACTGACAAGACATGCACAAGAACACTGACT GTGCCTAAACATATGAAGAGCCCAATCCAGATATATTACCAGATCGGCGACTTCTATCAAAACCATCGACG GTATGTGAAAAGTCGAAGTGATAAACAATTGCGGTATAAGAATGCTGTGCACTTGACAAAGGATTGTGATCCTGAAGGTAATACTGTTGATGGTGCTCCAATTATTCCATGTGGCCTTATTGCTTGGAGCTTGTTCAATGATACATATACAATTTCGGTGAACAAGAAGGCCATTGAAGTGAATAAAAAGGATATAGCTTGGAAGAGTGACAAGACCGATAAATTTGGCAGTGATATTTACCCAAGTAATTTTCAGAAGGGCAGTCTAATAGGCGGTGCTAAACTAAATGAGAGCATACCT TTAAGTGAGCAAGAAGACCTCATTGTTTGGATGAGAACCGCTGCCCTCCCAACTTTCAGAAAGCTTTATGGCAGAATCGAGACAGATATTATGGCAAATGATCAATTAACAGTGGTTATACAGAATAACTATAACACATATAGTTTTGGAGGGTCTAAAGCGTTGGTCCTTTCAACTACTTCTTGGATTGGAGGCAAAAACAACTTCATTGGTGTTGCATATCTGACTATCGGAGGCCTATGCATTTTCCTTGCAGTGGGCTTCGTAGTTCTTCTCTACATGGTTAAACCAAG GACTCTTGGAGACCCCTCGTACTTGTCATGGAATAGAGATACTCCAGACCGTCCAAACTAA
- the LOC9270943 gene encoding NAC domain-containing protein 54-like isoform X2 — MAPVSLPPGFRFHPTDEELIIYYLKRKINGRQIELEIIPEVDLYKCEPWDLPEKSFLPSKDLEWYFFSPRDRKYPNGSRTNRATKAGYWKATGKDRKVNSQRRAVGMKKTLVYYRGRAPHGSRTDWVMHEYRLDERECETDTGLQDAYALCRVFKKTAPGPKIIEHYGVVHHHVEQPQWMTSSIDRSPTLDVSCDGRGDDFESSSFSFPTETPMDSMHGGFGMQMSAPHEDGKWMQFLSEDAFNATNPFLTNPVSANFSCLPSKVDVALECARLQHRLTLPPLEVEDFPQDVSLDTKIGILRSNPNEVDILQEFLSVATASQELINGSTSSYPEMWLGASTSSASYVNELSSLVEMGGVGTSNHHESARLQVEIADMEVFKDEKKRVENLRGVKLVNNDLGEIVVEGDESNPTEDIIAQYPIKVTADNSDCRRSRSSHDRSH; from the exons ATGGCGCCCGTGAGTTTGCCTCCAGGTTTCAGGTTCCACCCCACCGATGAAGAACTAATCATCTACTACCTTaagcggaagatcaacggaagACAGATAGAACTCGAAATCATTCCAGAGGTTGATCTTTACAAGTGTGAGCCTTGGGATCTGCCTG aaaaatcctttcttccgAGTAAAGATCTCGAATGGTACTTCTTCAGCCCTAGAGACCGCAAGTACCCAAATGGATCAAGGACGAACCGTGCAACAAAAGCCGGATACTGGAAGGCAACTGGGAAAGATCGAAAAGTGAACTCACAGAGGCGTGCAGTTGGTATGAAGAAGACTCTTGTGTACTACCGTGGTCGAGCTCCACATGGTTCTCGCACCGATTGGGTCATGCACGAGTACCGCCTCGATGAGAGGGAATGCGAGACTGACACTGGCTTACAG GATGCATATGCTTTATGCCGGGTGTTCAAGAAGACAGCGCCCGGGCCAAAGATCATAGAGCATTATGGTGTGGTGCACCACCATGTCGAGCAACCTCAATGGATGACGAGCAGTATCGATCGCTCCCCAACGTTGGACGTGTCGTGTGATGGAAGAGGTGATGACTTTGAGAGCAGCAGCTTCTCTTTCCCAACAGAGACGCCAATGGACTCCATGCACGGTGGGTTTGGAATGCAGATGAGTGCACCTCACGAGGATGGCAAATGGATGCAGTTTCTGAGTGAAGATGCCTTCAACGCCACCAATCCATTCTTGACGAACCCAGTTTCTGCCAACTTCTCATGCCTTCCATCCAag GTGGATGTTGCACTGGAATGTGCGAGGCTGCAGCACAGGCTCACCTTGCCTCCCTTGGAGGTGGAGGATTTCCCACAGGACGTCAGCCTTGACACGAAGATTGGCATACTTCGCAGTAACCCCAACGAAGTTGACATTCTCCAAGAATTCCTGTCAGTTGCGACTGCCTCTCAGGAGCTAATTAATGGCTCCACCAGTAGCTACCCTGAAATGTGGTTAGGAGCTAGCACAAGCAGTGCTAGCTACGTCAATGAACTGTCCTCTCTAGTTGAGATGGGCGGCGTTGGCACTTCTAACCACCACGAATCCGCAAGGCTACAGGTCGAGATCGCTGACATGGAGGTGTTCAAGGACGAGAAGAAGCGGGTGGAGAACCTTAGAGGAGTCAAGTTGGTGAACAATGACCTTGGGGAG ATTGTTGTAGAAGGAGATGAAAGCAATCCAACAGAAGACATCATCGCGCAGTACCCTATAAAAGTCACTGCAGATAATTCAG ATTGCAGGAGAAGCCGGTCATCGCATGACCGATCCCACTGA
- the LOC4331425 gene encoding pentatricopeptide repeat-containing protein At3g56030, mitochondrial: protein MFRLPPLHRAAAVFLRLRLASPRATFSSKPANPRTSSVASAAAPAAAAVSDAIVRLVAAGGRSLEADLDRLDPALSHPIVSATLRALTDRGLPAARFFDWLALRRGFSPSAHAHNLLVENAGSLADYRAMSRAMESMSTRRVPLTERAFAFLNTSQGSARDTAIAILATLDEVGGPCRASGVFSLVKALASIGEFDAAMSVIQETARGARYYNALIAVKCKTGDFHGAREVFDEMRRSGFGPNSNSWNYLLGCLLKNGRVAEACELVEAMERSEHNDIPNSLTYEILAYHACKAGRMDSAMRILDQMFLEKLTPRITIHTAFIKGYLYAGRIDDACRYVSAMSTRDRRSVNRNYSLLAKLLCKAGMIVDAGRILYELMEKEALLPDHSAYIRVIKDLHKIGKGDLAAELNLILQKLSVHAESAG, encoded by the coding sequence ATgttccgcctcccgccgctccaccgcgccgccgccgtcttcctccgcctccgcctcgcctctcCCCGCGCAACCTTCTCCTCCAAACCCGCCAATCCCCGCACCAGCAGcgttgcctccgccgccgcccccgccgccgccgcggtctcAGATGCGATCGTTCGCCTCGTCGCGGCCGGCGGCAGGAGCCTCGAGGCCGACCTTGACCGCCTCGACCCCGCCCTCTCCCACCCCATCGTGTCGGCCACCCTCCGCGCGCTCACCGACCGCGGCCTCCCCGCGGCCCGCTTCTTCGACTGGCTCGCGCTCCGCAGGGGCTTCTCCCCGAGCGCCCACGCCCACAACCTGCTCGTCGAGAATGCCGGCAGCCTCGCGGACTATCGGGCCATGTCCCGCGCCATGGAGAGCATGTCTACGCGGCGGGTTCCCCTGACCGAACGGGCGTTCGCCTTCTTGAACACGTCCCAGGGCAGCGCCAGGGATACGGCGATAGCGATTCTAGCGACgctggatgaagtcgggggccCTTGCCGTGCGTCCGGCGTGTTCTCGCTCGTCAAGGCGCTAGCTTCGATCGGTGAGTTCGACGCGGCGATGTCTGTGATCCAGGAGACGGCGAGGGGGGCACGTTACTACAACGCCCTCATCGCCGTGAAGTGCAAAACTGGGGACTTCCATGGCGCCcgcgaggtgttcgacgaaatgagGAGGTCGGGCTTCGGCCCGAATTCTAACTCCTGGAACTACCTCCTCGGGTGCCTGCTGAAGAACGGCAGGGTTGCAGAAGCTTGTGAGCTTGTTGAGGCCATGGAGAGGTCTGAACACAACGACATCCCGAACTCGCTGACCTACGAGATTCTAGCATACCATGCGTGCAAAGCGGGGAGGATGGATTCAGCCATGCGGATTCTTGATCAGATGTTCTTGGAGAAATTGACACCGAGGATTACGATTCACACAGCCTTCATCAAGGGGTACTTATACGCTGGAAGAATAGATGATGCTTGCAGATATGTCAGTGCTATGAGCACCAGGGACAGGCGCTCAGTGAACAGGAACTACAGCCTGCTAGCCAAGCTACTGTGTAAGGCAGGGATGATCGTTGATGCAGGAAGAATTCTGTATGAATTGATGGAGAAGGAGGCACTCTTGCCTGACCATTCTGCTTACATTAGAGTGATCAAAGATTTGCACAAGATTGGCAAGGGAGATCTGGCTGCTGAATTGAACTTGATTTTGCAGAAGCTCAGTGTACATGCAGAATCAGCGGGATGA
- the LOC107280411 gene encoding uncharacterized protein has translation MEAPSASASAEERQRIERVARFVARDRDGDMAEALLLRLLKITRNARRWGFLDRDHPLHPYYLQQKVSEQCRILRPRPAAAAAGDR, from the coding sequence ATGGAGGCGccatcggcgtcggcgtcggcggaggaGAGGCAGCGGATCGAGCGGGTGGCGCGGTTCGTGGCGCGTGACCGGGACGGCGACATGGCGGAGGCGCTGCTGCTCCGGCTGTTGAAGATCACCCGCAACGCCCGCCGCTGGGGATTCCTCGACCGCGACCACCCCCTCCACCCGTATTACCTCCAGCAGAAGGTCTCCGAGCAGTGCCGCatcctccgcccccgccccgccgccgccgccgccggtgatcgcTGA
- the LOC9266848 gene encoding uncharacterized protein isoform X2, with product MGYKCSSCLQAVVLWQLLLPWTHIAVAAGAKSSSPAGKPKAAAPPVVAGPVSKVEDATRFQIYYGQSFKVVKNNWNGKSYLLMQNTSKMATKTKYCTGRIKSFVIPLANYSVDTTASPVSFFELLGVLQNLKGITSDQIASQCVLQSYASGNVQLFNKTDAQMLTQFSAHFLSTTDEGCNFAAYVPSEEGTPLQRAEWIKYLGAFTNSEDRANTVYDAIKANYLCLSKAAANLSTRFKPIVAWIEFTQGMWTFVSDGWIVQYVTDAGAEVVDATITNKRFNNSDPEDMDNFHAILCTVDVVIDQTYASDPAEYKLSTFLESINVDRDSCFSFVANRSIWRFDKRIGYSKKLDWFDGAISQPQLVLADLIEIFFPTGNYTTIYFRNLMKDEGVTEVVPEMCSRSISTPMEPTILPCQ from the exons ATGGGTTATAAGTGTAGTAGCTGCCTGCAGGCGGTGGTGCTGTGGCAGTTGCTCCTGCCGTGGACGCACATTGCGGTGGCGGCTGGCGCGaagagctcgtcgccggcggggaAGCCGaaggccgcggcgccgccggtggtggccgGGCCGGTGTCCAAGGTGGAGGACGCCACCAGGTTCCAGATATACTACGGCCAGAGCTTCAAAGTCGTCAAGAACAACTGGAACGGCAAGAGCTACCTTCTAATGCAG AACACATCCAAGATGGCCACCAAGACCAAGTATTGCACGGGGAGGATTAAGTCGTTCGTTATCCCTCTTGCCAATTACTCCGTCGACACCACGGCTTCTCCAG TGTCATTCTTCGAG CTACTTGGAGTATTACAAAACTTGAAGGGGATAACATCTGATCAAATTGCCTCCCAGTGTGTGCTCCAATCATATGCAAGTGGAAATGTCCAGCTTTTTAACAAGACCGATGCACAGATGCTCACACAATTTAGTGCACATTTCTTGAGCACTACAGATGAAGGCTGCAATTTCGCAGCTTATGTACCCTCTGAAGAGGGGACACCATTGCAA AGGGCTGAGTGGATCAAGTACTTGGGAGCTTTCACAAATTCAGAAGATAGGGCTAACACAGTTTATGACGCA ATAAAGGCAAACTACTTATGCTTAAGCAAAGCAGCTGCGAATCTTAGCACAAGATTCAAACCTATAGTGGCATGGATTGAATTCACACAG GGTATGTGGACATTTGTTAGTGATGGTTGGATTGTACAG TATGTCACAGATGCAGGAGCAGAGGTTGTTGATGCAACTATTACTAATAAGAGATTCAACAATTCTGATCCAGAGGATATGGATAACTTCCATGCTATTCTTTGT ACAGTTGATGTGGTCATAGATCAGACATATGCTTCAGATCCTGCAGAGTACAAACTATCCACATTCTTGGAGAGCATTAATGTGGACCGTGACTCTTGTTTTAGTTTTGTAGCCAACCGTAGCATATGGAGATTTGATAAAAGAATAGGATATTCGAAGAAACTTG attggtTCGATGGAGCTATCTCCCAGCCCCAGTTGGTTCTTGCTGATCTAATAGAAATTTTCTTTCCAACGGGGAATTACACAACAATTTACTTCAGGAATCTAATGAAG GATGAAGGGGTCACTGAAGTTGTCCCCGAAATGTGTAGTAGAAGCATATCAACACCCATGGAGCCAACAATCTTGCCCTGCCAGTGA
- the LOC9270943 gene encoding NAC domain-containing protein 54-like isoform X1, translating to MAPVSLPPGFRFHPTDEELIIYYLKRKINGRQIELEIIPEVDLYKCEPWDLPEKSFLPSKDLEWYFFSPRDRKYPNGSRTNRATKAGYWKATGKDRKVNSQRRAVGMKKTLVYYRGRAPHGSRTDWVMHEYRLDERECETDTGLQDAYALCRVFKKTAPGPKIIEHYGVVHHHVEQPQWMTSSIDRSPTLDVSCDGRGDDFESSSFSFPTETPMDSMHGGFGMQMSAPHEDGKWMQFLSEDAFNATNPFLTNPVSANFSCLPSKVDVALECARLQHRLTLPPLEVEDFPQDVSLDTKIGILRSNPNEVDILQEFLSVATASQELINGSTSSYPEMWLGASTSSASYVNELSSLVEMGGVGTSNHHESARLQVEIADMEVFKDEKKRVENLRGVKLVNNDLGEIVVEGDESNPTEDIIAQYPIKVTADNSGEAGHRMTDPTDVGGIDTAPIFSQSQPDDFAAGFDDVNPNASFDLYEKVDVNHRLFVSRVAAAKTFFHRIEPSKKVSFHSNPAATAVSKATEKFHFPVTTKVSGRVSIFSKFKALIRDKFLMMRPSHSYQRLGSKETTVNELLQIVSLLLAPKQINGCPTEQELVKKKAKEVMKPGWGREGSNKLWLPLSKGKGISSMFLSGKWTFLTSALAISTPAECDH from the exons ATGGCGCCCGTGAGTTTGCCTCCAGGTTTCAGGTTCCACCCCACCGATGAAGAACTAATCATCTACTACCTTaagcggaagatcaacggaagACAGATAGAACTCGAAATCATTCCAGAGGTTGATCTTTACAAGTGTGAGCCTTGGGATCTGCCTG aaaaatcctttcttccgAGTAAAGATCTCGAATGGTACTTCTTCAGCCCTAGAGACCGCAAGTACCCAAATGGATCAAGGACGAACCGTGCAACAAAAGCCGGATACTGGAAGGCAACTGGGAAAGATCGAAAAGTGAACTCACAGAGGCGTGCAGTTGGTATGAAGAAGACTCTTGTGTACTACCGTGGTCGAGCTCCACATGGTTCTCGCACCGATTGGGTCATGCACGAGTACCGCCTCGATGAGAGGGAATGCGAGACTGACACTGGCTTACAG GATGCATATGCTTTATGCCGGGTGTTCAAGAAGACAGCGCCCGGGCCAAAGATCATAGAGCATTATGGTGTGGTGCACCACCATGTCGAGCAACCTCAATGGATGACGAGCAGTATCGATCGCTCCCCAACGTTGGACGTGTCGTGTGATGGAAGAGGTGATGACTTTGAGAGCAGCAGCTTCTCTTTCCCAACAGAGACGCCAATGGACTCCATGCACGGTGGGTTTGGAATGCAGATGAGTGCACCTCACGAGGATGGCAAATGGATGCAGTTTCTGAGTGAAGATGCCTTCAACGCCACCAATCCATTCTTGACGAACCCAGTTTCTGCCAACTTCTCATGCCTTCCATCCAag GTGGATGTTGCACTGGAATGTGCGAGGCTGCAGCACAGGCTCACCTTGCCTCCCTTGGAGGTGGAGGATTTCCCACAGGACGTCAGCCTTGACACGAAGATTGGCATACTTCGCAGTAACCCCAACGAAGTTGACATTCTCCAAGAATTCCTGTCAGTTGCGACTGCCTCTCAGGAGCTAATTAATGGCTCCACCAGTAGCTACCCTGAAATGTGGTTAGGAGCTAGCACAAGCAGTGCTAGCTACGTCAATGAACTGTCCTCTCTAGTTGAGATGGGCGGCGTTGGCACTTCTAACCACCACGAATCCGCAAGGCTACAGGTCGAGATCGCTGACATGGAGGTGTTCAAGGACGAGAAGAAGCGGGTGGAGAACCTTAGAGGAGTCAAGTTGGTGAACAATGACCTTGGGGAG ATTGTTGTAGAAGGAGATGAAAGCAATCCAACAGAAGACATCATCGCGCAGTACCCTATAAAAGTCACTGCAGATAATTCAG GAGAAGCCGGTCATCGCATGACCGATCCCACTGACGTAGGCGGCATCGACACTGCCCCGATCTTCTCGCAATCTCAACCTGACGACTTTGCTGCTGGTTTCGACGACGTCAACCCTAATGCATCTTTCGATCTGTACGAGAAGGTTGACGTCAACCACAGGCTATTCGTTTCAAGGGTCGCTGCGGCGAAGACATTCTTCCACCGCATTGAGCCATCGAAGAAGGTCAGCTTCCACTCGAACCCGGCAGCAACCGCCGTCAGTAAGGCGACCGAGAAGTTCCATTTCCCCGTTACGACCAAAGTTAGTGGTAGGGTTTCCATTTTTAGCAAGTTCAAGGCACTCATAAGGGACAAGTTCTTGATGATGAGGCCATCACATTCATACCAAAGGTTGGGCAGCAAAGAAACCACAGTGAATGAGCTGCTGCAGATTGTGTCACTCCTTTTAGCACCGAAGCAAATCAATGGCTGCCCTACTGAGCAAGAGCTGGTCAAGAAGAAGGCGAAAGAAGTGATGAAGCCGGGATGGGGTCGTGAAGGGAGCAACAAATTGTGGCTTCCGCTCTCCAAAGGGAAGGGCATTTCCAGCATGTTTTTGAGTGGGAAATGGACGTTTCTAACCTCCGCGTTGGCCATCAGCACTCCAGCTGAGTGCGATCACTAA
- the LOC4331427 gene encoding histone H4, with protein sequence MSGRGKGGKGLGKGGAKRHRKVLRDNIQGITKPAIRRLARRGGVKRISGLIYEETRGVLKIFLENVIRDAVTYTEHARRKTVTAMDVVYALKRQGRTLYGFGG encoded by the coding sequence ATGTCGGGCCGCGGCAAGGGAGGCAAGGGTCTTGGCAAGGGCGGCGCGAAGCGGCACAGGAAGGTGCTGCGCGACAACATCCAGGGCATCACCAAGCCGGCGATCCGGCGGCtggcgaggaggggcggcgtgAAGCGCATCTCCGGGCTGATCTACGAGGAGACCCGCGGCGTGCTCAAGATCTTCCTCGAGAACGTCATCCGCGACGCCGTCACCTACACGGAGCACGCCCGCCGCAAGACCGTCACCGCCATGGACGTCGTCTACGCGCTCAAGCGCCAGGGCCGCACCCTCTACGGCTTCGGCGGCTGA
- the LOC9266848 gene encoding uncharacterized protein isoform X1, which produces MGYKCSSCLQAVVLWQLLLPWTHIAVAAGAKSSSPAGKPKAAAPPVVAGPVSKVEDATRFQIYYGQSFKVVKNNWNGKSYLLMQNTSKMATKTKYCTGRIKSFVIPLANYSVDTTASPVSFFELLGVLQNLKGITSDQIASQCVLQSYASGNVQLFNKTDAQMLTQFSAHFLSTTDEGCNFAAYVPSEEGTPLQRAEWIKYLGAFTNSEDRANTVYDAIKANYLCLSKAAANLSTRFKPIVAWIEFTQGMWTFVSDGWIVQVMSFVYCSTLNIKLSTKQMKWRQLMRIWYLCHKQYVTDAGAEVVDATITNKRFNNSDPEDMDNFHAILCTVDVVIDQTYASDPAEYKLSTFLESINVDRDSCFSFVANRSIWRFDKRIGYSKKLDWFDGAISQPQLVLADLIEIFFPTGNYTTIYFRNLMKDEGVTEVVPEMCSRSISTPMEPTILPCQ; this is translated from the exons ATGGGTTATAAGTGTAGTAGCTGCCTGCAGGCGGTGGTGCTGTGGCAGTTGCTCCTGCCGTGGACGCACATTGCGGTGGCGGCTGGCGCGaagagctcgtcgccggcggggaAGCCGaaggccgcggcgccgccggtggtggccgGGCCGGTGTCCAAGGTGGAGGACGCCACCAGGTTCCAGATATACTACGGCCAGAGCTTCAAAGTCGTCAAGAACAACTGGAACGGCAAGAGCTACCTTCTAATGCAG AACACATCCAAGATGGCCACCAAGACCAAGTATTGCACGGGGAGGATTAAGTCGTTCGTTATCCCTCTTGCCAATTACTCCGTCGACACCACGGCTTCTCCAG TGTCATTCTTCGAG CTACTTGGAGTATTACAAAACTTGAAGGGGATAACATCTGATCAAATTGCCTCCCAGTGTGTGCTCCAATCATATGCAAGTGGAAATGTCCAGCTTTTTAACAAGACCGATGCACAGATGCTCACACAATTTAGTGCACATTTCTTGAGCACTACAGATGAAGGCTGCAATTTCGCAGCTTATGTACCCTCTGAAGAGGGGACACCATTGCAA AGGGCTGAGTGGATCAAGTACTTGGGAGCTTTCACAAATTCAGAAGATAGGGCTAACACAGTTTATGACGCA ATAAAGGCAAACTACTTATGCTTAAGCAAAGCAGCTGCGAATCTTAGCACAAGATTCAAACCTATAGTGGCATGGATTGAATTCACACAG GGTATGTGGACATTTGTTAGTGATGGTTGGATTGTACAGGTAATGTCATTTGTTTATTgcagcactttgaacataaaacTGTCAACTAAACAAATGAAATGGAGACAACTCATGCGCATTTGGTATTTATGCCATAAGCAGTATGTCACAGATGCAGGAGCAGAGGTTGTTGATGCAACTATTACTAATAAGAGATTCAACAATTCTGATCCAGAGGATATGGATAACTTCCATGCTATTCTTTGT ACAGTTGATGTGGTCATAGATCAGACATATGCTTCAGATCCTGCAGAGTACAAACTATCCACATTCTTGGAGAGCATTAATGTGGACCGTGACTCTTGTTTTAGTTTTGTAGCCAACCGTAGCATATGGAGATTTGATAAAAGAATAGGATATTCGAAGAAACTTG attggtTCGATGGAGCTATCTCCCAGCCCCAGTTGGTTCTTGCTGATCTAATAGAAATTTTCTTTCCAACGGGGAATTACACAACAATTTACTTCAGGAATCTAATGAAG GATGAAGGGGTCACTGAAGTTGTCCCCGAAATGTGTAGTAGAAGCATATCAACACCCATGGAGCCAACAATCTTGCCCTGCCAGTGA